One genomic region from Synergistaceae bacterium encodes:
- a CDS encoding alkaline phosphatase — translation MKRLGRLLRVTTLVALLLLSVVPPIAGASGGPRYIFLFIGDGMGEPQVIASDLYCRASGRGELAFPSMPVRGSITTGTAKGAVTDSAAAGTALASGYKTENGILNMDPTRTKRFVTVAMVARDRGMRVGIVTSSFMNDSTPAAFYAWSPSRTDLYDIGKQLPESGFDYFGGGGLSRRKGRKGDQKDLYEIAAARGYKVLRTAKEIPSARPGEKVLVTGSAGALHYEIDRPKGALSLADYTRLGIVLLDCSEGFFMMVEGGKIDWACHRSDTAAMVHDVAAFDDAVREALAFARDRPDETLIVVTADHETGGMSLVGGPGGEMFHAILSRQRGSNEVFDVKVAEMRKGGRASFESMLPLLTDFFGLENLSSDETEELKAAFAQSMKPKSGRTRDKEYNRLYGPYEPLTMVASRALARRAGVRWTSYGHSGASVPVYSVGPGSEQFSGELDNTDIGRALIHLLP, via the coding sequence ATGAAAAGACTCGGGCGTTTGCTGAGGGTTACGACCCTGGTCGCACTGCTGCTTCTGTCGGTTGTGCCGCCGATAGCCGGTGCTTCCGGGGGTCCGAGATACATCTTTCTCTTCATAGGCGACGGTATGGGAGAGCCCCAGGTTATCGCATCCGATCTGTACTGCCGCGCCTCAGGCAGGGGAGAGCTCGCCTTCCCCTCGATGCCTGTCAGAGGCAGTATTACGACGGGGACGGCGAAGGGGGCCGTAACCGATTCGGCCGCCGCGGGTACGGCGCTGGCCTCGGGGTACAAGACGGAGAACGGAATACTGAACATGGACCCGACCAGGACCAAACGCTTCGTCACAGTCGCGATGGTCGCCCGCGACCGGGGGATGAGGGTGGGGATAGTGACCAGCTCCTTCATGAATGACTCGACCCCTGCGGCTTTCTACGCCTGGTCCCCCTCGCGCACGGACCTGTACGATATTGGAAAACAGCTGCCGGAAAGCGGATTTGACTATTTCGGCGGAGGGGGGCTGAGCAGGCGAAAAGGGCGCAAGGGCGATCAGAAGGACCTGTATGAAATAGCCGCCGCACGGGGCTACAAAGTGCTGCGGACCGCCAAGGAGATACCGTCGGCCAGGCCGGGAGAGAAGGTGCTGGTCACCGGCTCGGCGGGTGCCCTGCACTACGAGATCGACCGTCCGAAGGGCGCTCTGTCGTTGGCCGACTATACCAGACTCGGGATTGTGCTGCTGGACTGTTCCGAGGGGTTTTTCATGATGGTGGAGGGCGGGAAGATCGACTGGGCCTGCCACAGGAGCGACACAGCCGCGATGGTGCACGACGTGGCGGCATTCGACGATGCAGTGAGGGAGGCCCTGGCTTTCGCCCGCGACAGGCCCGATGAGACTCTGATAGTAGTGACTGCAGACCACGAGACCGGGGGTATGAGCCTGGTCGGCGGGCCCGGGGGAGAGATGTTCCATGCGATCCTCTCCAGGCAGAGAGGGTCGAACGAGGTGTTCGACGTGAAAGTCGCAGAGATGCGCAAGGGCGGTCGAGCCTCTTTCGAAAGCATGCTGCCCCTTCTGACTGATTTCTTCGGACTTGAGAACCTGTCAAGCGATGAGACGGAGGAGCTGAAAGCCGCCTTCGCTCAGAGCATGAAGCCGAAGAGCGGCCGTACACGCGACAAGGAGTATAATCGGCTTTATGGCCCCTACGAGCCTCTGACCATGGTTGCCTCCCGCGCGCTGGCCCGTCGCGCCGGGGTCCGCTGGACCTCCTACGGTCACTCGGGCGCATCCGTCCCGGTATAC